The Paenibacillus sp. RC334 nucleotide sequence GCTTGAGGTCATTCGTCAGATTAAGCCTACTATACTGATCGGCACCTCAGGTGTCCATGGGGCTTTCTCAGAGAAAATTATAAAAGAAATGGCTAACCACGTTGAACGGCCTATCATTATGCCTATGTCTAACCCTACAGCGCTCGCAGAGGCAATTCCAGAGGATCTGATCCGCTGGACACAAGGTAGGGCGCTTATCGCTACTGGAAGCCCCTTTGAGCCTGTCACCTATGAAGGGACGGTTTATGAGATTGGACAATCGAACAATGCATTTGTGTTCCCAGGATTGGGGCTTGGCGCGATTGCAGTACAGGCCAAGACGATCACTGGAAGTATGTTTACTGCCGCTGCAAATGCTGTAGCCGAGATGGTGGACAGCACTAAACCCGGAAGCGCCCTTCTCCCCAGTGTACACAAGCTGAAAGAGGTATCCTTTGCTTGTAGCCTTAGCCGTGGCCAAAGCAGCTATACAGGACGGTACAGCCAGTGTCCAAACAGATCATATAGAACAGTCGCTTCGTGAACTCATGTGGAAACCGAACTATAGACGTGTAACTGCGCTAAGCTAAGACGATTATACGGAAGTATGTTAAGTATTCACTTCTTGTTGTATTTAGTCACAGGTTATGAACATAACGGGATAAACTGAGTTAAAAAACAAATAAAATTATGCATAACGTAACTGCCTCTGATCACAACGTGGACAACTTCGAGTGTTCCTTGCAATCAAGGCGGTTATTTTGTACCCATACGGCTTTATAATTCACTCCTACACTTTACTATCTGGTTACATGAAGGGTTGAGGACGAATCAAACGTTCTAGTTAGGGCAGCTATAGTACTTATCCACATGTGGATATTTTCAAAAAATATTTATAACAGCAAAAGAAGAACCCTTTCCATAAGGAAAAGGTTCTTCTGTATTCGAAATATTAACGTTTCGAGAACTGTGGAGCACGACGAGCGGCTTTGAGGCCATATTTTTTACGTTCTTTCATACGTGGGTCACGAGTCAGGAAGCCTGCTTTTTTCAAAGCTGGACGGAATTCCGGATCTGCTTTCAGCAGAGCACGGGAAATGCCGTGGCGGATTGCGCCCGCTTGACCAGAGATACCACCACCATGAGCGATAACAAGTACGTCATAGCTACCCACTGTTTCAGTCAGGTTCAATGGTTGTTTTACGATCAGTTTGAGTGTTTCCAAACCGAAATATTCATTAATATCACGCTTGTTGATGACAATGCGTCCTTCACCCGGTACGAGACGAACACGAGCTACCGAATGTTTACGACGACCTGTCCCATAGTATTGTACTTGTGCCATGAAACTGTCCTCCCTTTTAATTATCCGCGAAGTTCGTAAACTTCAGGTTTTTGTGCTGCATGTGGATGCTCTGCGCCTTTGTAAGCTTTAAGTCTCAGCTTCATTTTCTCGCCTTGACGAGTTTTAGGAAGCATACCGTGAACAGCCAGTTCCAGCATACGCTCAGGTTTGTTCTTAACCATGTCTTGTGCAACCGTTACTTTCAGACCACCCGGATGCAGGGAGTGACGGTAGTATTTCTTCTTCTCCATTTTCTTACCAGTCAATACGATTTTCTCCGCATTGATTACAACAACAAAATCACCTGTGTCCACATGTGGTGTAAACTGTGGCTTGTGTTTGCCGCGAATCAACGCAGCCGCTTCGCTTGCCAGACGGCCGAGCGTTTTGCCTTCGGCATCAATGATGTGCCAGTTGCGCTCAACTTCATTTGGCTTCGCCATATACGTAGTACGCATGAAAAGTTTCCTCCTTAAGTTCGTTAACAGAAATCATCATTTATCTTCGTTCGTTAAGTTGCTGCATTATTGATGGATTAGATGTTGTTTGAAAGTGATCGTCTTAATTGGGGCTGTGGGAAAGCCATTAAGAAAACACAACTTTTATATTACAGGATAACCATCAATTCTGCAAGGGTAAAATCAATGTTTTTTGATGTTTTCGTCGTACTCCACATTCCAGAGGGTTAAAGCATGTCCAACAGCCGTAGGACCGGCCTTTGAGCGATTTTTAGCCTCCAAAATGGAAGGAATATCATCCGCCGATTTTTTGCCTTCTCCCACTTCCAGCAAAGTCCCCATAATGATCCGAACCATGTGCTGCAAAAAACCGCTGCCAGTAATATACGTATGAATAATTCCCTGATCATCCGAACCCGGACGTGAAAAGGAATGGTCTACCGTCATGTAGGCTTCGTAAATTGTACGGACATGGTTCGTTTTCTGGGAACGTCGGGATGCGAACGATGTATAGTCAAAAGTGCCGATCAAATGGGCCAGCCCTTCCTCCATCGCTCGTATATCCAAACTCGTCGGGTGATGTGCCTGTGTACGACGGTGAAAGATGTCCGGAAATCGGTTCGCATTAATGCTGTACCGATACGTCTTCCGCTTCGCCATACGGCGTGCATGAAAGGA carries:
- the rpsI gene encoding 30S ribosomal protein S9 → MAQVQYYGTGRRKHSVARVRLVPGEGRIVINKRDINEYFGLETLKLIVKQPLNLTETVGSYDVLVIAHGGGISGQAGAIRHGISRALLKADPEFRPALKKAGFLTRDPRMKERKKYGLKAARRAPQFSKR
- the rplM gene encoding 50S ribosomal protein L13, with protein sequence MRTTYMAKPNEVERNWHIIDAEGKTLGRLASEAAALIRGKHKPQFTPHVDTGDFVVVINAEKIVLTGKKMEKKKYYRHSLHPGGLKVTVAQDMVKNKPERMLELAVHGMLPKTRQGEKMKLRLKAYKGAEHPHAAQKPEVYELRG
- the truA gene encoding tRNA pseudouridine(38-40) synthase TruA, whose amino-acid sequence is MRNLCMKVNYDGTRYDGFQTQPSGNTIQDYLENAIYSLTGERLKITGSGRTDAGVHAYGQVFNFHTESPIPIQRWCLALNAWLPRDIIVTDAKEVPLSFHARRMAKRKTYRYSINANRFPDIFHRRTQAHHPTSLDIRAMEEGLAHLIGTFDYTSFASRRSQKTNHVRTIYEAYMTVDHSFSRPGSDDQGIIHTYITGSGFLQHMVRIIMGTLLEVGEGKKSADDIPSILEAKNRSKAGPTAVGHALTLWNVEYDENIKKH